In a single window of the Flavivirga spongiicola genome:
- a CDS encoding DUF5946 family protein, translating into MKDYIDLAEKNGVTLLNNGKCQFCGANTKRGIHECLEIFNLGLLSIDFSNIENHIYKFLIVDSHTLQHPEIHGRWNNHFHLSRLHLIIKYDVKWTYKLSSKLSDCLNKYKIGKENEYLSPPKILERGKITTTDIIEKLTNEKACKDLIRKWALEVYNEWGTHHSVVDNIAKRFLT; encoded by the coding sequence ATGAAAGATTATATTGATTTAGCAGAAAAGAATGGAGTTACACTTTTAAATAATGGAAAGTGTCAATTTTGCGGTGCTAATACAAAAAGAGGAATTCACGAATGCTTAGAAATTTTTAATTTAGGACTCCTAAGCATAGATTTTTCCAATATAGAAAATCATATATATAAATTTCTGATAGTTGACTCCCATACATTGCAACATCCAGAAATCCACGGCAGATGGAATAATCATTTTCATCTTTCTAGATTACATTTGATTATTAAATATGATGTTAAATGGACTTATAAACTATCATCAAAACTAAGTGATTGCTTGAATAAATATAAGATTGGTAAAGAAAATGAGTACCTAAGTCCTCCAAAAATCCTTGAAAGAGGAAAGATTACGACAACAGATATTATAGAAAAATTGACTAATGAGAAGGCATGTAAAGATTTGATAAGAAAATGGGCATTGGAAGTTTATAATGAATGGGGTACTCATCATAGTGTAGTAGACAATATTGCAAAACGTTTTTTAACTTAA
- a CDS encoding ABC transporter substrate-binding protein, translating into MKPIKTIKDQLNRIIHLKETPKRIVSLVPSQTELLCDLGLENALVGVTKFCVHPHHIRTDAVVVGGTKQIHLDKIRGLQPDIILCNKEENTKDLVEACETICNVHVSDIFIIDDSLKLIHQYGEIFNKTKEAFTIIDTILREIEDFNIFIKNKPRLKAVYFIWKDPWMVAANNTFVNYLLKLNKFENVFENEIRYPEIALNESTVNKDVNIVLLSSEPYPFKEKHKKGIQAFYPNADIVLADGEMFSWYGSRLTKAFKYFKNLRLNLENNQS; encoded by the coding sequence ATGAAACCTATAAAAACAATAAAAGACCAACTAAACAGAATCATTCATTTAAAAGAAACCCCTAAGCGCATCGTTTCGTTAGTCCCAAGTCAAACCGAATTACTATGTGATTTAGGTTTAGAGAACGCGCTTGTTGGTGTTACCAAGTTTTGTGTTCATCCACATCATATTAGAACAGATGCCGTTGTTGTAGGGGGTACAAAGCAAATTCATTTAGATAAAATTAGAGGGTTGCAACCTGATATTATTCTTTGCAATAAAGAAGAGAACACTAAAGATCTTGTTGAAGCTTGTGAGACCATTTGTAACGTACATGTTTCAGATATCTTTATAATCGATGATAGTTTAAAATTGATTCATCAATACGGTGAGATTTTTAATAAAACAAAAGAAGCGTTTACTATAATTGATACCATTCTAAGAGAGATAGAAGATTTTAATATATTCATTAAAAATAAACCAAGGCTAAAAGCCGTTTATTTTATATGGAAAGATCCATGGATGGTTGCTGCAAATAATACTTTTGTTAATTATTTATTGAAGCTTAACAAGTTTGAAAATGTTTTTGAAAATGAGATTCGTTATCCAGAGATAGCACTTAATGAATCGACTGTAAATAAAGATGTAAATATTGTGCTTTTATCTAGCGAGCCTTATCCGTTTAAAGAAAAGCATAAAAAGGGTATACAGGCGTTTTATCCCAACGCAGATATTGTACTAGCAGATGGAGAAATGTTTTCCTGGTATGGCTCCAGGCTAACTAAAGCTTTTAAATATTTTAAAAACTTGCGCCTAAATCTTGAGAATAATCAATCCTAG